In the genome of Ignisphaera cupida, one region contains:
- the hisI gene encoding phosphoribosyl-AMP cyclohydrolase produces the protein MRLSIEEAEKLANKLKFRHEDNTVIAVVQDYKTKEVLSVAFMNREALIKTVTTGYLHLWSTSRKKLWLKGETSGNLQIVVDIKIDCDEDAVLVLVKPMGPMCHTGNFSCFYRRYSEIL, from the coding sequence ATGAGACTTAGTATTGAAGAGGCAGAGAAACTAGCTAATAAATTGAAGTTTAGACATGAGGATAATACTGTAATAGCTGTTGTGCAAGACTATAAAACAAAAGAGGTTTTATCAGTTGCATTTATGAATAGAGAAGCTTTGATAAAAACAGTTACAACAGGATATCTTCACCTTTGGTCAACATCTAGAAAAAAGTTGTGGTTGAAAGGTGAAACTAGTGGAAATTTGCAAATTGTTGTTGATATTAAGATTGATTGTGATGAGGATGCTGTACTTGTTTTGGTAAAGCCTATGGGTCCTATGTGTCACACAGGTAACTTTAGTTGTTTTTACCGAAGATATAGCGAAATTT
- the hisH gene encoding imidazole glycerol phosphate synthase subunit HisH, translating to MKAVVINYGVGNIYSIYNALKKVGFEVSIELEPKRHADIIVFPGVGTFKAVSTYMTRYVDVINELKKSGVAFLGICIGMQVMFEYGLEGGEKNKGLGWFKGYIDKIKTNSKLPRIGWDKIRYVNNEKCRPFLDFDGKYMYFMHSYTAYIDEYNNICFISEYGSAIIPSMILKDRVIGVQFHPEKSSKNGIEFLKRIAKWLKT from the coding sequence ATGAAGGCAGTAGTAATAAATTATGGTGTTGGAAACATATATAGCATATACAATGCATTGAAGAAAGTAGGATTCGAAGTTTCCATAGAGCTCGAGCCTAAAAGACATGCTGATATAATTGTTTTTCCAGGTGTTGGTACTTTCAAGGCTGTTTCAACATATATGACAAGATATGTTGATGTTATAAATGAGCTTAAGAAAAGTGGTGTAGCATTCTTAGGTATTTGCATAGGAATGCAGGTAATGTTCGAGTATGGCCTGGAAGGTGGAGAAAAAAATAAGGGCTTGGGATGGTTTAAAGGCTATATAGACAAAATTAAAACAAATTCAAAGTTGCCTCGCATAGGCTGGGATAAAATAAGGTATGTGAATAATGAGAAATGCAGACCATTTCTCGATTTCGATGGAAAATACATGTACTTTATGCATAGCTACACAGCTTACATTGATGAGTATAACAATATATGTTTCATTAGCGAATATGGCTCTGCTATAATTCCTTCAATGATATTAAAGGATAGAGTTATAGGTGTACAGTTTCATCCAGAGAAAAGTAGTAAAAATGGTATTGAATTTCTTAAGAGAATAGCCAAGTGGTTGAAAACATGA
- the hisE gene encoding phosphoribosyl-ATP diphosphatase: protein MCETIEKLYKIILDRLEKKPVGSYTAQLASKGRGYVARKLGEEAVEAIVASLSEDRKRIVEELADLIYHMLVFMAINNVSIDDVCTELEARMKK, encoded by the coding sequence ATGTGTGAAACAATTGAAAAACTATACAAAATCATATTAGACAGGTTAGAGAAGAAACCTGTTGGAAGCTATACTGCTCAACTGGCTAGTAAAGGCAGAGGCTATGTTGCTAGAAAGCTTGGAGAAGAAGCTGTAGAAGCAATAGTGGCATCTCTATCGGAAGATAGGAAAAGGATTGTTGAAGAATTAGCAGATCTTATATACCACATGCTAGTATTCATGGCTATAAACAACGTTTCTATAGATGATGTTTGTACGGAGCTTGAGGCGAGGATGAAAAAATGA
- the hisD gene encoding histidinol dehydrogenase gives MTVVHGIPKQSQYDVSSVLSYVRQIVDDVRRRGDTALIEYTKKFDGVDIDSVELGSDAKIKCLEGLDNEVKNAIDTVYELLTKFYEEFKPRDFQVELGGVKLGIMWKPIGSVGIYVPGGRKPYPSTLLMAGVPAQVAKVHRIYVASPPNKIGCVDPAIIYVSQLINAQSIYRVGGAQIIAAMAYGTETVKKVDKIVGPGNIYVQAAKIIVRDVVGIDGVEGPTELVIIADESADPNQVALDMMAQSEHGLESPIVLITTSQKLALAVENLIKDSKGTFYIHVVESLEEALAIANELAPEHLSLHINEAYKVLSSIDNAGAISAGTSPPALIDYIGPNHILPTNRWSRVRGALTVYDFLKPIAILFDDKNIDKKILRAAETLARYEGFDFHAKSIVMRHV, from the coding sequence ATGACTGTTGTTCATGGTATTCCAAAGCAAAGTCAGTACGATGTTAGTAGTGTTTTAAGTTATGTTAGGCAGATAGTGGATGATGTTAGGAGGAGAGGTGATACAGCATTAATTGAGTACACAAAGAAATTTGATGGAGTTGACATTGATAGTGTTGAATTAGGCTCTGATGCAAAGATTAAATGCCTTGAAGGTTTAGATAATGAAGTAAAAAACGCTATAGATACGGTATATGAGCTTCTCACAAAATTTTATGAAGAGTTTAAGCCAAGGGATTTTCAGGTAGAATTAGGTGGTGTAAAGCTAGGGATAATGTGGAAACCTATTGGTAGTGTCGGAATATATGTTCCAGGAGGTAGAAAGCCCTATCCATCAACTCTTTTAATGGCTGGTGTTCCAGCTCAAGTAGCAAAGGTACATAGAATATATGTTGCTTCGCCCCCAAATAAAATTGGTTGCGTAGATCCTGCCATAATATACGTTTCTCAGTTGATAAATGCTCAAAGCATTTACAGAGTTGGTGGAGCTCAAATAATAGCTGCTATGGCTTATGGCACTGAAACCGTAAAGAAAGTAGACAAGATTGTTGGACCCGGAAACATATATGTTCAAGCAGCAAAAATAATAGTTAGAGATGTTGTTGGAATAGATGGTGTTGAGGGTCCTACAGAACTTGTTATTATTGCTGATGAATCTGCCGATCCAAATCAAGTTGCCTTAGACATGATGGCACAATCTGAACATGGTTTAGAAAGCCCAATAGTGCTTATAACAACATCGCAGAAACTAGCATTAGCTGTTGAAAATTTGATTAAAGATTCTAAAGGGACTTTCTATATACATGTTGTTGAATCACTTGAAGAAGCACTTGCAATTGCGAATGAACTTGCGCCAGAGCATCTATCTCTGCATATAAATGAGGCATACAAGGTTCTTAGTAGTATTGATAATGCAGGTGCTATTTCTGCTGGAACCTCTCCACCAGCACTAATAGATTATATAGGTCCTAATCACATTCTACCAACGAATAGATGGTCACGAGTTAGAGGAGCTTTAACAGTTTATGATTTTCTTAAGCCAATAGCTATTTTATTTGATGATAAAAACATTGATAAAAAGATTCTAAGAGCTGCAGAAACTCTGGCCAGGTATGAGGGTTTTGATTTTCATGCAAAAAGTATTGTGATGAGACATGTGTGA
- the hisF gene encoding imidazole glycerol phosphate synthase subunit HisF, giving the protein MIKRIIPCLDVKNGRVVKGVNFINLRDKGDPVELASRYEEEGADEIVFLDISASLENRETLFKVVKDTASVLTIPLTVGGGIKSLDDISKALSSGADKVSINTAAVENPSLITKASSEFGSQSIVVAIDAKKIGNKYLVFTKSATVNTGLDAIEWAKTVERLGAGEILLTSIDRDGTRIGYEIELTKQVAEAVSIPVIASGGAGVMEHFYEVLTIGKADAALAAGVFHDGVIRIRDLKMYLHGKGVEVRL; this is encoded by the coding sequence GTGATTAAGAGAATTATACCATGTCTAGATGTTAAAAATGGTAGAGTTGTGAAAGGAGTTAACTTCATTAATTTAAGGGATAAGGGAGATCCTGTTGAACTTGCATCAAGATATGAAGAGGAAGGCGCAGATGAAATAGTTTTTCTTGATATTTCAGCATCTCTTGAGAATAGGGAAACCTTATTCAAAGTTGTTAAAGATACTGCAAGTGTTTTAACAATTCCTCTTACTGTTGGTGGAGGCATAAAATCGCTAGATGATATCTCAAAAGCTCTTTCAAGTGGAGCTGACAAAGTAAGCATTAATACTGCTGCAGTTGAGAACCCATCTTTAATAACTAAAGCTAGCAGCGAATTTGGTTCGCAATCAATAGTTGTAGCTATTGATGCTAAGAAGATTGGAAATAAATACTTAGTATTTACAAAATCAGCTACTGTCAATACCGGTCTAGATGCTATTGAATGGGCAAAAACTGTTGAAAGACTAGGTGCTGGAGAAATTCTATTAACAAGTATAGATAGAGATGGAACTCGTATCGGCTACGAAATAGAGTTGACAAAGCAAGTAGCAGAAGCTGTTTCAATACCCGTTATAGCTAGTGGTGGTGCTGGAGTCATGGAGCATTTCTACGAGGTTTTAACAATTGGTAAAGCCGATGCTGCTTTGGCTGCAGGAGTTTTTCACGATGGTGTTATAAGAATTAGGGACTTGAAAATGTATCTTCATGGAAAAGGTGTTGAGGTGAGACTATGA